A stretch of DNA from Saccharospirillum mangrovi:
CACCCGCGCCCGTGAGCACCAGCGTACGCGGATGCCGACGCAGAAAGTCGGCCAGTTGTTCGCCGGCAGTAGCGGCATCAAGTAACGGATCGGGTTCGAGTTGCGGCGGCAGTTGCACACTGCGCACCGGGCTGTGCAGGGTCATGGCGGGTCCGCTTTGTGGATTGGCGCTACTCTAATCAAGCTGGCCGTTCAGGCCAACTTTGTGGCGACATCAAATGACGTTCGGTTACTTAATTAGCGCTGTGACCACGCAATTTTGTTAGGCTGGCGCCCGGTTTTTACCGCCGCATCCGAGGAGCCGTTTGCATGTCCGGATCGTTCACTCAATTGGGTCTGACCATTCTGGCCTTTTCCGGCCTGTTGATTCTGGGCAGTTTGATCGTACTGGGGCTGGTATTGATCGGCCTGTACATCATCGACCGCCGCCAAAGCACGCACACCATTCGTCGCAATTATCCGATTATCGGCCGCTTCCGTTACTGGTTCGAACACCTGGGCGAATTTTTCCGGCAATACTTTTTCGCCATGGATCGCGAAGAGTTGCCGTTCAACCGCGCCGAACGTTCCTGGGTATACCGCGCCGCCAAAAACCTCGACAACACCATTGCCTTTGGCTCGACGCGCTCGCTCGAACCGGTCGGCTCGCTGTTCTTTATGAACGATGCCTTTCCGACACTCGAAGACACCGCCGACCACCCGCTGCCAGTCACCATCGGTCCCGACGCCAAACACCCTTACCAGCCGAAATCTTTCTTCAATATTTCCGGCATGAGTTACGGCGCGCTGTCGGAACCGGCGGTGCGGGCACTCTCGTTCGGCGCCGCCAAAGCCGGTTGCTGGATGAACACTGGTGAAGGCGCACTGTCGCGCTTTCACCTGGAAGGCGGTTGCGATCTGGTGTTTCAAATCGGCACTGCCAAGTACGGCGTGCGCGATAAGAACGGCAATCTGAGCGACGAAAAACTGCGCGAAATTGCCGCGCACGACAGCGTGCGGATGTTCGAAATCAAACTCAGCCAGGGCGCCAAACCCGGCAAAGGCGGCATTCTGCCGGGCGAAAAAGTCACCGAAGAAATTGCCCGGGCGCGCGGCATTCCCGAAGGCGAAGATTCGATCAGCCCGAACCGTCATCTGGACATCGAACAACCCGACGATTTGCTCGACATGATCGTTCGCGTGCGCCGCGTTACCGGCAAGCCGGTCGGCTTCAAATGCGTGCTCGGCGAAACCGGCTGGCTGGTGGCGTTGCTGCGCCGCATCAAAGAACGCGGCCTGGAATACGCGCCCGACTTCATCACCCTCGACAGCGCCGACGGCGGCACCGGCGCAGCGCCCCAACCGTTGATGGATTACGTCGGTTTGCCGATCAAGGAAAGCCTGCCGTGGCTGGTCGATACGCTGAAATCGGAAGGCATGCGCGAGCGCATTAAAATTGTCGCGTCCGGTAAATTGATGGTGCCGTCGAAGGTCGCCTGGGCGCTGGCGACCGGCGCCGATTTCATCGTGTCAGCGCGCGGCTTTATGTTCGCGCTCGGCTGTGTGCAGTCGCTGCAATGCAACAAAAACACCTGCCCGACTGGCGTCACCACGCACAACCCGCGCCTGCAACGCGGTTTAGTGCCGGCCGACAAAGCCGAACGGGTGGCGCATTATCACGCTCAGATGGTGCACTTTTTGGGGATTCTGGCGCATTCGTGCGGCGTGGCTGGTCCGCGAGACCTGCAACGCAAACACGTGCGCATCGTCACTCAAAGTGGCATTTCGATGCCGCTGGATACCTTCTACCAACGGCACATCCCACTGACGATGATCGAACCGAGCCAGAGCGGCATTCCCGGCCAGCCGTAACGGCTGGCACTGCGTCAGAGCTCGCGCACCAGGCTCAGCCAGACAATGCCGCAAATCACCACGGCACCGCCGAGCAACTGCAACGGCGACAACGTCTGGCCGAGCACGATAAAGCCGAGAATCAGCGACGCCACTGGCTCGAAATTCACCACCGGAGCGTTGCGCGCCATGTCCAACCGTGGCGCCAGCACGAACAAGAGTGTCGAGCCGGTGCCATACAGCAGCGCCAGCAACGCCAACCCGACCCAACCCTGAGTCGCCGTTGGCACATCCAACCCGCCCGGCACCAGGCTGAACAGGCCACCGAACACCATAACGATCAGCACCGTGAACATGGTAAACACCGACCGCACTGAGCCGGGCATACCGGCAAGCCGGTGATCCGTAGTCCACATGGCGACGGTAAAAAAGCAGGCAGCGGCAAGCGCAAACGCCACGCCGGGCAACCAGTTCGGCCCCATGCCAGCCGGGTCAGCCAACCAGGCGGGCACATCCAACACCAACACAACGCCAGCCAGAATCAGCGCCATGATCGACACCAGTCGCCACGACGGCGGCCGACGGGTGATCGCCCAATTCAACAACACCAGCAAGATCGGCCAGGTGTTCATCACCAGCAGCGCCACCGCCACCGGCACCCGTGCCACCGCCGAATACAGGCACAGACTCTGGCCGGCAATCATCAGCCCCAGCAACACCTGCCAGCCGCGCTTACCGGCCGGAACGCGAAAACGATGCCCCTGCCACAGCGCCAGCACCGTCATAATCAACAACGCCACACCACCGCGCGCCAGAATCGCCAGCAACAGACCGGTACCGTCGTCGAACGCCAGACGGGCGGCAACGTGGTTGCCTGCAAACATGGTTGCAGCGGTGATCAGAATCAGAATGGCGATCGGTCTGGCGATGGCAGTGGGCATGAAGAATCCTAACGACAGCAAACAAACGACGGGAGCCTAGCACGAACCGGTACGGCGCCCGATTGAACCCAGCGTTCAGACGCTGGCGATAAGCCAGACCGTGTAGCCGACAAAAGCGGCCAGCAACACACCGCCCTCCCAACGATTAATACGACCGGGCCGACCACGCCGCCCCATGCCGAGCAGAAACAGCGCCAGCGTCAGCGCGACCAACACCACCAGATCGCGCGACAACAACACCGGCTCGGCCAGCAACGGCCGGATCACTCCAGCAAGCCCGACCACCGCCAGGGTATTGAACAGGTTGGAGCCAAGAATATTGCCCAACGCCAGATCGTGTTCGCCGCGCCGCGCCGCCAACACCGACGACGCCAATTCCGGCAACGAAGTACCGACGGCAACAATGGTCAGACCAATCACCAGATCGCTGACGCCCAACTGAGTGGCAATGCCCACCGCGCCCCACACCAGCAAACGCGAACTGAACACCAGCACGAGCAGCCCGAACACCAGCCAGAACAATGCCCGCCCGCGCGACAACGCTTGCGCCGCCAGAGCCTGATCGGCGTCGGCCGCCAGCGCATCGTCAGAGGCCCGCCTCGCCTGCCACAGCATCCAGCCGATCAAACCGGCAAATACCAACAGCAACGCGACGGCATCCAAGCGACCGATGCGACCGTCTGCCAACAGCGCAAAGGCCAGCAAGGTAACGCCGGTCAGCACCGGCAATTCAACGCGCAACACGCGCGATTGCACG
This window harbors:
- a CDS encoding DMT family transporter, producing the protein MPTAIARPIAILILITAATMFAGNHVAARLAFDDGTGLLLAILARGGVALLIMTVLALWQGHRFRVPAGKRGWQVLLGLMIAGQSLCLYSAVARVPVAVALLVMNTWPILLVLLNWAITRRPPSWRLVSIMALILAGVVLVLDVPAWLADPAGMGPNWLPGVAFALAAACFFTVAMWTTDHRLAGMPGSVRSVFTMFTVLIVMVFGGLFSLVPGGLDVPTATQGWVGLALLALLYGTGSTLLFVLAPRLDMARNAPVVNFEPVASLILGFIVLGQTLSPLQLLGGAVVICGIVWLSLVREL
- a CDS encoding FMN-binding glutamate synthase family protein; translated protein: MSGSFTQLGLTILAFSGLLILGSLIVLGLVLIGLYIIDRRQSTHTIRRNYPIIGRFRYWFEHLGEFFRQYFFAMDREELPFNRAERSWVYRAAKNLDNTIAFGSTRSLEPVGSLFFMNDAFPTLEDTADHPLPVTIGPDAKHPYQPKSFFNISGMSYGALSEPAVRALSFGAAKAGCWMNTGEGALSRFHLEGGCDLVFQIGTAKYGVRDKNGNLSDEKLREIAAHDSVRMFEIKLSQGAKPGKGGILPGEKVTEEIARARGIPEGEDSISPNRHLDIEQPDDLLDMIVRVRRVTGKPVGFKCVLGETGWLVALLRRIKERGLEYAPDFITLDSADGGTGAAPQPLMDYVGLPIKESLPWLVDTLKSEGMRERIKIVASGKLMVPSKVAWALATGADFIVSARGFMFALGCVQSLQCNKNTCPTGVTTHNPRLQRGLVPADKAERVAHYHAQMVHFLGILAHSCGVAGPRDLQRKHVRIVTQSGISMPLDTFYQRHIPLTMIEPSQSGIPGQP
- a CDS encoding calcium/sodium antiporter, which gives rise to MLWFLIAIAAGLAALVWSADRFVLGAAVTARYLGWSPLIIGMVVIGFGTSAPEMTVSALAAWQGQSGLALGNAFGSNITNIALILGVTALISPIAVQSRVLRVELPVLTGVTLLAFALLADGRIGRLDAVALLLVFAGLIGWMLWQARRASDDALAADADQALAAQALSRGRALFWLVFGLLVLVFSSRLLVWGAVGIATQLGVSDLVIGLTIVAVGTSLPELASSVLAARRGEHDLALGNILGSNLFNTLAVVGLAGVIRPLLAEPVLLSRDLVVLVALTLALFLLGMGRRGRPGRINRWEGGVLLAAFVGYTVWLIASV